In a single window of the Arachis hypogaea cultivar Tifrunner chromosome 6, arahy.Tifrunner.gnm2.J5K5, whole genome shotgun sequence genome:
- the LOC112695176 gene encoding long-chain-alcohol oxidase FAO2 isoform X1, with protein sequence MEDGKNCHPLLRGGNRREKGYSHGLSSSQMQVMASFCEALLPSLPLNKEQNHALSAFYSVSGSQAPFPDETAEIMFKRVMPQAWSLVSWVLWILSFRFGTLLLCGKDCLEWKWPFIHKFSEIPLNKREEILRKWSRENHWRPLRIVFVLIKLVSFYNFFTRTDGSGHNPAWEAMGYKVDTRQKLTHKERPLQKGIVETMYENDSTLIQSLTEKGLEVTEDPEHNSYNIKCDVVIAGSGCGGGVAAAILANSGLKVVVLEKGEYFVSEDYSSLEGPSMNELYESGGIMSSVDGKMMILAGSTVGGGSAINWSACIRTPDPVLKEWSERYKIPLFGSSNYQSAMDAVCKRIGVTPQCAKESFQNQIFREGCKKVGLKVESVAINASADHYCGSCCYGCRTGDKKGTHSTWLVDAVANGAVIVAGCKAEKFILEDGKNGLKKKKCIGVIAAATWRSKVTKKLRIESKVSISSCGSLSTPPLLISSGLQNPYIGKNLRLHPVQLAWGYFPEDMTNFSGTNYEGGIITAIHKEFAEDSTPKFIIEAPALGPGSFSTLVPWVSGLDAKDRLAKYARTANLFALVRDKGSGEVKAEGRVSYRLDQVDKESLRIGLRKALRILVAAGAVEVGTYRSDGQRIKCKGIKEEDFEEFLDTVTVPGGPSSRNELWTIFTTAHQMASCRMGATEDDGALDENGESWEAEGLYVCDASVFPNAVGVNPMITIQSTAYCIATKIAESLMKEMKNMNS encoded by the exons ATGGAAGATGGAAAGAATTGTCACCCTCTTCTGAGAGGAGGTAACAGAAGAGAGAAAGGTTACAGCCATGGCCTATCTTCCTCTCAGATGCAAGTTATGGCTTCCTTCTGTGAGGCCCTATTGCCTTCTCTCCCATTAAACAAGGAACAAAATCATGCACTTTCAGCTTTCTACAGTGTTTCTGGTTCTCAGGCTCCATTTCCTGATGAG ACTGCAGAGATCATGTTCAAGAGGGTAATGCCACAAGCATGGTCCTTGGTTAGCTGGGTTCTGTGGATTCTTTCATTCAGGTTTGGGACACTGCTGCTTTGTGGAAAGGATTGCTTGGAATGGAAGTGGCCTTTCATCCACAAATTCTCTGAGATTCCATTGAACAAGAGAGAAGAAATTCTCAGGAAATGGTCAAGGGAGAACCATTGGAGACCTCTGAGGATAGTGTTTGTGCTCATCAAACTTGTCTCCTTCTACAATTTCTTCACAAGG ACTGATGGAAGTGGGCATAATCCAGCATGGGAAGCAATGGGTTACAAAGTGGACACCAGACAGAAGTTAACACATAAGGAGAGGCCTCTACAGAAGGGGATAGTAGAGACTATGTATGAAAATGATTCTACTTTAATCCAGTCTCTCACCGAAAAGGGCCTTGAAGTCACTGAAGATCCAGAGCACAATTCATACAATATCAAATGTGATGTTGTCATTGCTGGCTCTGGCTGTGGTGGAGGAGTTGCGGCTGCAATTCTCGCAAACTCAGGTCTGAAAGTGGTTGTCCTAGAGAAAGGAGAGTATTTTGTTTCCGAAGATTATTCTTCCCTTGAAGGTCCATCCATGAATGAGCTTTATGAATCAGGTGGAATCATGTCAAGCGTCGATGGGAAGATGATGATCTTGGCTGGTTCAACAGTTGGTGGAGGCTCGGCTATAAACTGGTCTGCATGCATCAGAACACCTGATCCTGTTCTGAAGGAATGGTCTGAAAGATATAAAATCCCACTTTTTGGGAGCTCTAATTATCAATCTGCAATGGATGCGGTATGCAAAAGGATTGGTGTGACACCACAATGTGCAAAAGAAagctttcaaaatcaaattttcagaGAAGGATGCAAGAAAGTTGGCTTAAAAGTTGAGTCAGTTGCAATAAACGCTTCAGCAGATCACTATTGTGGCTCATGCTGTTATGGTTGTAGAACTGGAGATAAGAAGGGCACTCACTCTACTTGGTTGGTTGATGCTGTGGCGAATGGTGCAGTGATTGTCGCCGGATGTAAAGCCGAGAAGTTCATATTGGAAGATGGAAAGAATGGACTGAAGAAAAAGAAATGCATAGGAGTAATTGCTGCAGCCACTTGGAGGAGTAAGGTCACAAAGAAACTCCGAATCGAATCCAAGGTATCTATTTCATCATGTGGCTCTCTCTCCACTCCTCCTCTATTGATTTCAAGTGGCCTGCAAAATCCATACATTGGGAAGAACCTCCGTCTGCACCCGGTCCAGTTAGCTTGGGGCTACTTCCCGGAAGACATGACAAACTTCAGTGGTACTAACTATGAGGGAGGAATCATAACTGCAATCCACAAAGAATTTGCAGAGGATTCCACCCCAAAATTCATTATAGAAGCACCTGCTCTAGGACCTGGATCATTTTCAACATTGGTTCCTTGGGTCTCAGGGCTCGATGCGAAAGACAGGTTGGCGAAGTATGCAAGAACTGCTAACCTTTTTGCATTGGTAAGAGACAAGGGGTCAGGAGAAGTAAAGGCTGAAGGCAGAGTTTCTTACAGACTTGACCAAGTGGACAAGGAAAGCCTTAGAATTGGATTGAGGAAGGCCTTGAGGATCTTGGTTGCGGCCGGAGCTGTAGAAGTCGGCACTTACAGGAGTGATGGCCAAAGAATCAAATGCAAAGGGATCAAGGAGGAAGATTTTGAGGAGTTTCTGGACACAGTCACAGTGCCCGGTGGTCCCAGCTCAAGGAATGAactttggactattttcactacTGCACATCAGATGGCAAGTTGTAGGATGGGCGCCACTGAAGATGACGGCGCGCTCGATGAAAATGGCGAGAGTTGGGAAGCAGAAGGGTTGTATGTGTGTGATGCAAGTGTGTTTCCCAATGCTGTTGGTGTCAACCCCATGATAACAATTCAGTCCACAGCATATTGTATTGCCACTAAGATTGCAGAATCACTGATGAAAGAAATGAAGAACATGAACAGCTAA
- the LOC112695176 gene encoding long-chain-alcohol oxidase FAO2 isoform X2, which produces MEDGKNCHPLLRGGNRREKGYSHGLSSSQMQVMASFCEALLPSLPLNKEQNHALSAFYSVSGSQAPFPDETAEIMFKRVMPQAWSLVSWVLWILSFRFGTLLLCGKDCLEWKWPFIHKFSEIPLNKREEILRKWSRENHWRPLRIVFVLIKLVSFYNFFTRTDGSGHNPAWEAMGYKVDTRQKLTHKERPLQKGIVETMYENDSTLIQSLTEKGLEVTEDPEHNSYNIKCDVVIAGSGCGGGVAAAILANSGGIMSSVDGKMMILAGSTVGGGSAINWSACIRTPDPVLKEWSERYKIPLFGSSNYQSAMDAVCKRIGVTPQCAKESFQNQIFREGCKKVGLKVESVAINASADHYCGSCCYGCRTGDKKGTHSTWLVDAVANGAVIVAGCKAEKFILEDGKNGLKKKKCIGVIAAATWRSKVTKKLRIESKVSISSCGSLSTPPLLISSGLQNPYIGKNLRLHPVQLAWGYFPEDMTNFSGTNYEGGIITAIHKEFAEDSTPKFIIEAPALGPGSFSTLVPWVSGLDAKDRLAKYARTANLFALVRDKGSGEVKAEGRVSYRLDQVDKESLRIGLRKALRILVAAGAVEVGTYRSDGQRIKCKGIKEEDFEEFLDTVTVPGGPSSRNELWTIFTTAHQMASCRMGATEDDGALDENGESWEAEGLYVCDASVFPNAVGVNPMITIQSTAYCIATKIAESLMKEMKNMNS; this is translated from the exons ATGGAAGATGGAAAGAATTGTCACCCTCTTCTGAGAGGAGGTAACAGAAGAGAGAAAGGTTACAGCCATGGCCTATCTTCCTCTCAGATGCAAGTTATGGCTTCCTTCTGTGAGGCCCTATTGCCTTCTCTCCCATTAAACAAGGAACAAAATCATGCACTTTCAGCTTTCTACAGTGTTTCTGGTTCTCAGGCTCCATTTCCTGATGAG ACTGCAGAGATCATGTTCAAGAGGGTAATGCCACAAGCATGGTCCTTGGTTAGCTGGGTTCTGTGGATTCTTTCATTCAGGTTTGGGACACTGCTGCTTTGTGGAAAGGATTGCTTGGAATGGAAGTGGCCTTTCATCCACAAATTCTCTGAGATTCCATTGAACAAGAGAGAAGAAATTCTCAGGAAATGGTCAAGGGAGAACCATTGGAGACCTCTGAGGATAGTGTTTGTGCTCATCAAACTTGTCTCCTTCTACAATTTCTTCACAAGG ACTGATGGAAGTGGGCATAATCCAGCATGGGAAGCAATGGGTTACAAAGTGGACACCAGACAGAAGTTAACACATAAGGAGAGGCCTCTACAGAAGGGGATAGTAGAGACTATGTATGAAAATGATTCTACTTTAATCCAGTCTCTCACCGAAAAGGGCCTTGAAGTCACTGAAGATCCAGAGCACAATTCATACAATATCAAATGTGATGTTGTCATTGCTGGCTCTGGCTGTGGTGGAGGAGTTGCGGCTGCAATTCTCGCAAACTCAG GTGGAATCATGTCAAGCGTCGATGGGAAGATGATGATCTTGGCTGGTTCAACAGTTGGTGGAGGCTCGGCTATAAACTGGTCTGCATGCATCAGAACACCTGATCCTGTTCTGAAGGAATGGTCTGAAAGATATAAAATCCCACTTTTTGGGAGCTCTAATTATCAATCTGCAATGGATGCGGTATGCAAAAGGATTGGTGTGACACCACAATGTGCAAAAGAAagctttcaaaatcaaattttcagaGAAGGATGCAAGAAAGTTGGCTTAAAAGTTGAGTCAGTTGCAATAAACGCTTCAGCAGATCACTATTGTGGCTCATGCTGTTATGGTTGTAGAACTGGAGATAAGAAGGGCACTCACTCTACTTGGTTGGTTGATGCTGTGGCGAATGGTGCAGTGATTGTCGCCGGATGTAAAGCCGAGAAGTTCATATTGGAAGATGGAAAGAATGGACTGAAGAAAAAGAAATGCATAGGAGTAATTGCTGCAGCCACTTGGAGGAGTAAGGTCACAAAGAAACTCCGAATCGAATCCAAGGTATCTATTTCATCATGTGGCTCTCTCTCCACTCCTCCTCTATTGATTTCAAGTGGCCTGCAAAATCCATACATTGGGAAGAACCTCCGTCTGCACCCGGTCCAGTTAGCTTGGGGCTACTTCCCGGAAGACATGACAAACTTCAGTGGTACTAACTATGAGGGAGGAATCATAACTGCAATCCACAAAGAATTTGCAGAGGATTCCACCCCAAAATTCATTATAGAAGCACCTGCTCTAGGACCTGGATCATTTTCAACATTGGTTCCTTGGGTCTCAGGGCTCGATGCGAAAGACAGGTTGGCGAAGTATGCAAGAACTGCTAACCTTTTTGCATTGGTAAGAGACAAGGGGTCAGGAGAAGTAAAGGCTGAAGGCAGAGTTTCTTACAGACTTGACCAAGTGGACAAGGAAAGCCTTAGAATTGGATTGAGGAAGGCCTTGAGGATCTTGGTTGCGGCCGGAGCTGTAGAAGTCGGCACTTACAGGAGTGATGGCCAAAGAATCAAATGCAAAGGGATCAAGGAGGAAGATTTTGAGGAGTTTCTGGACACAGTCACAGTGCCCGGTGGTCCCAGCTCAAGGAATGAactttggactattttcactacTGCACATCAGATGGCAAGTTGTAGGATGGGCGCCACTGAAGATGACGGCGCGCTCGATGAAAATGGCGAGAGTTGGGAAGCAGAAGGGTTGTATGTGTGTGATGCAAGTGTGTTTCCCAATGCTGTTGGTGTCAACCCCATGATAACAATTCAGTCCACAGCATATTGTATTGCCACTAAGATTGCAGAATCACTGATGAAAGAAATGAAGAACATGAACAGCTAA